One genomic window of Piscinibacter gummiphilus includes the following:
- a CDS encoding Tn3-like element IS1071 family transposase: MQGWHTTFLGMRGLPRDISDFEMKAFFTFDGAERDAINARRGDSHKLGLALHIGFLRMSGRLLGAFRVIPVALWRHLGNELGIAAPEVASLRAMYERGRTLFDHQQVACTVLGFQWMSEHQRRSLVRELRDEVARCADRDQLLVRARQWLYKNKLVIVHERAIRTLIAAALAQLEVETGTAIAASVDPATLDRWRASVSELRPDGQTQQSWLWAAPAKHSTRQISEVLERIDLLYTLDVHKHLADIPDLILRRYARRLVSRPPSAGAKIKEPARTVEVACFLRYCLFTTTDQLILMVQRRIADLWRQAAADVPATVNWAAMYKTLLGELVALSAQGAVPDAELRARLEALITETQKRKPPSRASLVREGLIDGIRPVRSLLVAIAKLPWQATGEHPAIEYLAKLQALYLKGSRKLPVEVVAPSLGMIWQVSISSPDRERAFQALEVATLFALRRAVRNGSVWIEHSLSFRGRARLFFTDERWQAESKKHYARLSLPSKAATFLKPLLARVTAGVDAVAAAARSGVLRVDDELHLSPLPAEDEDPEVTKLRAALDHRIGEVQLPEVILAVDAQVRFSWIMLGREPRSTDELLMVYAGIMAHGTSLTAVECARMIPQLSATSIRQAMRWARDERRLSQACQAVLEFMQRHPIAATWGRSDLASSDMMSMETTKRVWQARLDPRRNTPSIGIYSHVKDRWGIFHAQPFVLNERQAGVAIEGVIRQEKLETSQLAVDTHGYTDFAMSHARLLGFDLCPRLKELKQRHLFVPRGTKVPAEIAAVCEANVDVALIEKHWDSLVHLAASVMSGHASAVAALARFGSAAQGDPIYEAGVQLGRLLRTAFLADYFVKDAFRNELRRVLNRGEAVNALKRAIYTGRISPAQAKRVDEMQAVADALSLMANIVMAWNTSQMQAVLDRWSNRRQVIPPELIGKIAPTRLESINLRGVFRFPVDRYADQILPSRPNASITGTNG; encoded by the coding sequence ATGCAGGGTTGGCACACAACGTTTTTGGGGATGCGTGGGCTCCCCCGCGATATCAGCGACTTCGAGATGAAGGCATTTTTCACCTTCGATGGTGCCGAGCGCGACGCAATCAATGCACGCCGAGGTGATTCCCACAAGCTTGGTCTGGCGCTCCATATTGGTTTCCTGCGCATGAGTGGGCGTTTGCTCGGTGCCTTTCGGGTAATTCCAGTAGCCTTGTGGCGCCACCTTGGCAACGAGCTTGGCATTGCAGCACCAGAAGTCGCCTCGCTGAGAGCCATGTATGAACGCGGGCGCACGCTATTCGATCACCAACAAGTAGCCTGCACGGTCCTTGGATTCCAGTGGATGAGCGAGCACCAGCGCCGCTCACTGGTACGTGAACTGCGCGACGAAGTGGCGCGCTGCGCCGACCGCGATCAGCTACTCGTGCGGGCGCGTCAATGGCTGTACAAGAACAAGCTGGTGATCGTGCACGAGCGGGCAATTCGGACACTGATTGCGGCGGCACTTGCCCAGCTTGAAGTTGAAACAGGCACCGCCATCGCCGCCAGCGTTGATCCAGCAACACTTGATCGCTGGCGAGCCTCAGTTTCAGAGCTGCGCCCAGATGGACAAACCCAGCAGAGTTGGCTATGGGCTGCACCGGCGAAACACTCAACCCGCCAAATCAGCGAGGTACTGGAGCGCATCGACCTGCTTTACACGCTGGACGTTCATAAGCACCTGGCAGACATCCCCGATCTCATCTTGCGCCGCTACGCGCGCCGACTTGTCTCCAGGCCGCCCTCAGCCGGAGCCAAGATCAAAGAGCCAGCGCGCACCGTGGAGGTCGCATGCTTTCTTCGGTATTGCCTGTTCACCACCACAGACCAGTTGATCCTTATGGTGCAGCGCCGGATCGCCGATCTGTGGCGTCAGGCTGCCGCCGATGTCCCCGCTACCGTCAATTGGGCCGCAATGTACAAAACGCTGCTCGGCGAACTTGTTGCCTTGAGCGCGCAAGGTGCGGTGCCAGATGCTGAGTTGCGTGCCCGTCTTGAAGCCTTGATCACCGAAACCCAGAAACGCAAACCACCGAGCAGGGCCTCCCTGGTCCGCGAGGGATTGATTGATGGAATTCGCCCCGTGCGGTCGTTGCTCGTCGCCATTGCAAAGCTGCCCTGGCAGGCCACCGGCGAGCATCCTGCCATCGAGTACCTTGCCAAGCTGCAAGCTTTATATCTCAAAGGATCCAGAAAGCTGCCAGTTGAAGTGGTGGCACCAAGTCTGGGAATGATCTGGCAGGTTTCGATCTCCAGCCCAGACCGGGAACGGGCGTTTCAGGCGTTGGAGGTGGCCACCCTGTTTGCCCTGCGCCGCGCGGTGCGCAATGGCTCGGTCTGGATTGAGCACAGCCTGAGCTTTCGGGGTCGTGCGCGCTTGTTCTTCACGGACGAGCGTTGGCAGGCAGAGTCCAAGAAACACTATGCCCGTCTATCGTTACCCAGCAAGGCTGCCACTTTCTTGAAGCCTTTGCTGGCCAGAGTAACTGCCGGTGTCGATGCGGTGGCCGCTGCAGCCCGCAGTGGCGTACTGCGCGTGGATGATGAACTCCATTTGTCGCCATTGCCCGCAGAGGACGAAGACCCAGAAGTGACCAAGCTGCGCGCGGCTTTGGATCACCGCATCGGTGAGGTTCAATTGCCGGAAGTGATTCTGGCCGTTGACGCCCAGGTGCGCTTTAGCTGGATCATGCTCGGACGTGAGCCGCGCTCTACCGACGAGCTGCTGATGGTCTATGCCGGCATCATGGCCCACGGCACCAGTCTGACTGCGGTCGAATGCGCGCGCATGATTCCGCAATTGTCTGCCACCAGCATTCGCCAGGCCATGCGCTGGGCGCGGGACGAACGGCGTCTGAGCCAGGCCTGCCAGGCTGTGCTGGAATTCATGCAGCGACACCCGATTGCCGCCACCTGGGGGCGGTCCGATTTGGCATCTTCTGACATGATGAGCATGGAGACCACCAAACGGGTGTGGCAAGCCCGGCTTGATCCTCGGCGCAACACACCTTCCATTGGAATCTACTCCCATGTAAAAGACCGGTGGGGCATCTTCCATGCGCAGCCCTTTGTGCTCAATGAGCGCCAGGCGGGCGTGGCCATTGAAGGTGTCATCCGCCAAGAAAAGCTGGAGACCAGCCAGCTTGCTGTGGATACCCATGGCTACACCGACTTTGCCATGTCACATGCCCGTTTGCTTGGTTTTGATCTTTGCCCGCGGTTGAAGGAACTCAAACAGCGCCACCTCTTTGTGCCACGCGGCACCAAAGTGCCCGCAGAAATCGCTGCGGTGTGCGAAGCCAATGTCGACGTCGCTTTGATCGAAAAGCATTGGGATAGTCTGGTGCACCTGGCAGCCTCGGTCATGAGCGGACATGCCAGTGCGGTGGCAGCTCTTGCGCGGTTCGGTTCTGCCGCCCAGGGCGATCCAATCTATGAGGCTGGCGTGCAATTGGGGCGGTTGCTGCGTACGGCGTTTTTGGCTGACTACTTTGTCAAGGACGCTTTCAGGAACGAGTTGCGCCGGGTGCTCAATCGGGGCGAGGCTGTTAACGCCCTCAAGCGCGCCATTTATACCGGCCGGATCAGCCCGGCGCAGGCCAAACGTGTCGATGAAATGCAGGCTGTGGCCGATGCGTTGAGCCTGATGGCCAACATCGTGATGGCGTGGAATACCTCACAGATGCAGGCGGTCCTGGATCGCTGGTCGAACCGCCGCCAGGTCATTCCACCGGAACTGATCGGGAAGATTGCGCCCACCAGGCTGGAGAGCATCAACTTGCGGGGTGTGTTTCGCTTCCCGGTTGACCGCTATGCTGACCAAATCCTGCCTTCGCGGCCAAATGCATCGATAACTGGCACCAATGGATGA
- a CDS encoding AraC family transcriptional regulator: protein MRLNFLSVITQVAYLAGFADSPQFTRTFQRWYGQTPSTARDPKHVRVFIHGGSNQPPAAPGAPQDAG from the coding sequence ATGCGGTTGAATTTCCTATCCGTGATCACGCAGGTGGCCTACCTCGCGGGCTTTGCCGATTCACCCCAGTTCACGCGCACCTTCCAGCGCTGGTACGGGCAGACGCCCTCGACCGCGCGCGACCCGAAGCACGTGCGGGTGTTCATCCACGGCGGCAGCAACCAGCCGCCGGCCGCCCCCGGCGCGCCTCAAGACGCCGGCTGA
- a CDS encoding lipase secretion chaperone encodes MTVQPSPMPRFKPLPVFLVLAVAFVAVAVGYRVWTPEPLDVAPLAATAPHAGGALRGPANEPTGASAAAASSSVMVADASGANLDAARLFELGFAGGLVIDRDTRAVIEAVLNSMPEQPSADDLQRLERTLREGLPREDAERALKLFGSYRDYTADVRRQMEPLGVPRNLQEMNAFFDQMEAIKQRHFDAATAQALFGPADMHARVSMEAMFVDQDPSLTLEQKKQRLDELRAKLPPDQRSLIPEPSQPAS; translated from the coding sequence ATGACCGTGCAGCCAAGCCCCATGCCGCGCTTCAAGCCCCTTCCCGTATTTCTGGTGTTGGCAGTCGCTTTCGTGGCGGTGGCTGTGGGCTATCGCGTGTGGACGCCCGAGCCGCTTGACGTTGCCCCTCTGGCCGCCACGGCCCCCCATGCCGGCGGCGCCTTGCGCGGCCCGGCCAACGAGCCCACCGGCGCGTCCGCAGCCGCCGCCTCGTCGTCGGTGATGGTGGCCGACGCCTCGGGCGCCAACCTCGACGCCGCGCGCCTCTTCGAACTCGGCTTTGCCGGCGGCCTGGTGATCGACCGCGACACCCGCGCGGTGATCGAGGCGGTGCTCAACTCCATGCCCGAGCAGCCCTCGGCCGACGACCTGCAGCGCCTGGAGCGCACCCTGCGCGAGGGCCTGCCGCGCGAAGACGCCGAGCGTGCGCTCAAGCTCTTCGGCTCCTACCGCGACTACACCGCCGACGTGCGCCGGCAGATGGAGCCGCTCGGCGTGCCGCGCAACCTGCAGGAGATGAACGCCTTCTTCGACCAGATGGAGGCGATCAAGCAGCGCCATTTCGACGCCGCCACCGCCCAGGCGCTCTTCGGCCCGGCCGACATGCATGCGCGGGTGTCGATGGAGGCGATGTTCGTCGACCAGGACCCGTCGCTCACGCTCGAGCAGAAGAAGCAGCGGCTCGACGAGCTGCGCGCCAAGCTGCCCCCCGATCAGCGCTCGCTGATCCCCGAGCCGTCTCAGCCGGCGTCTTGA
- a CDS encoding poly(ethylene terephthalate) hydrolase yields the protein MNFPRASRLMQAAVLGGLMAVSAAATAQTNPYARGPNPTAASLEASAGPFTVRSFTVSRPSGYGAGTVYYPTNAGGTVGAIAIVPGYTARQSSINWWGPRLASHGFVVITIDTNSTLDQPASRSSQQMAALRQVATLNGTSSSPIYGKVDTSRMGVMGWSMGGGGSLISARDNPSLKAAAPQAPWNSSTNFSSVTVPTLIFACEDDSIAPVNSSALPIYDSMSRNAKQFLEINGGSHSCANSGNSNQALIGKKGVAWMKRFMDNDTRYSTFACENPNSTRVSDFRTANCS from the coding sequence ATGAACTTTCCCCGCGCTTCCCGCCTGATGCAGGCCGCCGTTCTCGGCGGGCTGATGGCCGTGTCGGCCGCCGCCACCGCCCAGACCAACCCCTACGCCCGCGGCCCGAACCCGACAGCCGCCTCACTCGAAGCCAGCGCCGGCCCGTTCACCGTGCGCTCGTTCACCGTGAGCCGCCCGAGCGGCTACGGCGCCGGCACCGTGTACTACCCCACCAACGCAGGCGGCACCGTGGGCGCCATCGCCATCGTGCCGGGCTACACCGCACGCCAGTCGAGCATCAACTGGTGGGGTCCGCGCCTGGCCTCGCACGGCTTCGTGGTGATCACGATCGACACCAACTCCACGCTCGACCAGCCGGCCAGCCGCTCGTCGCAGCAGATGGCCGCGCTGCGCCAGGTCGCCACCCTCAACGGCACCAGCAGCAGCCCGATCTACGGCAAGGTCGACACCTCGCGCATGGGCGTGATGGGCTGGTCGATGGGCGGCGGCGGCTCGCTGATCTCGGCACGCGACAACCCGTCGCTCAAGGCCGCGGCACCGCAAGCCCCGTGGAACAGCTCGACCAACTTCTCGTCGGTCACCGTGCCCACGCTGATCTTCGCCTGCGAGGACGACAGCATCGCCCCGGTCAACTCGTCCGCCCTGCCGATCTACGACAGCATGTCGCGCAATGCGAAGCAGTTCCTCGAGATCAACGGTGGCTCGCACTCCTGCGCCAACAGCGGCAACAGCAACCAGGCGCTGATCGGCAAGAAGGGCGTGGCCTGGATGAAGCGCTTCATGGACAACGACACGCGCTACTCCACCTTCGCCTGCGAGAACCCGAACAGCACCCGCGTGTCGGACTTCCGCACCGCGAACTGCAGCTGA
- the pyrC gene encoding dihydroorotase — MTSTPTTLTFTRPDDWHLHVRDGAALHAVVPDTARQFGRAIIMPNLKPPVTTAAQAVAYRERILAAVPASLKEQGLSFEPLMTLYLTDNLPPEEIRRAKEAGVVALKLYPAGATTNSDAGVTDLRKTYATLEAMQREGLKLLVHGEVTSPDIDLFDREKAFIDTQLIPLRRDFPELKIVFEHITTREAAQYVPEAGPYTAATITAHHLLYNRNAIFLGGVRPHYYCLPVLKREEHRRALVAAATSGSDRFFLGTDSAPHPAHLKEHATGCAGCYTALSALELYAEAFESVGALDKLEAFASFHGPAFYGLPRNRGTVTLKKEGWTLPEALPFGDAELKPLRGGESLAWKLA; from the coding sequence ATGACTTCCACCCCGACCACTCTCACCTTCACCCGCCCCGACGACTGGCACCTGCACGTTCGCGACGGCGCGGCGCTCCATGCCGTGGTGCCCGACACCGCGCGTCAGTTCGGCCGCGCGATCATCATGCCCAACCTCAAGCCGCCGGTGACCACCGCGGCGCAGGCGGTGGCCTACCGCGAGCGCATCCTCGCTGCCGTGCCCGCATCGCTGAAGGAGCAGGGTCTCAGCTTCGAGCCCCTGATGACGCTCTACCTCACCGACAACCTGCCGCCCGAGGAGATCCGCCGCGCGAAAGAGGCCGGCGTCGTCGCCTTGAAGCTCTACCCGGCCGGTGCCACCACCAACAGCGATGCGGGCGTGACCGACCTCCGCAAGACCTACGCCACGCTCGAAGCGATGCAGCGCGAAGGCTTGAAGCTGCTCGTGCACGGCGAAGTGACCAGCCCCGACATCGACCTCTTCGACCGCGAGAAGGCCTTCATCGACACGCAGCTCATCCCGCTGCGCCGCGACTTCCCCGAACTCAAGATCGTGTTCGAGCACATCACCACCCGCGAAGCCGCGCAATACGTGCCCGAAGCCGGCCCGTACACCGCGGCCACGATCACCGCGCATCACCTGCTCTACAACCGCAATGCGATCTTCCTGGGGGGCGTGCGTCCGCACTACTACTGTCTCCCGGTGTTGAAGCGCGAGGAGCACCGCCGCGCGCTGGTGGCTGCCGCCACGTCGGGCAGCGACCGTTTCTTCCTCGGCACCGACAGCGCGCCGCACCCGGCGCACCTGAAGGAGCACGCGACCGGCTGCGCAGGCTGCTACACCGCGCTCTCGGCGCTCGAGCTGTACGCCGAGGCCTTCGAGTCGGTGGGTGCGCTCGACAAGCTCGAAGCCTTCGCCAGCTTCCACGGCCCGGCGTTCTATGGCCTGCCGCGCAACCGCGGCACGGTCACGCTCAAGAAGGAGGGCTGGACGCTGCCCGAAGCGCTGCCCTTCGGCGACGCCGAACTCAAGCCCCTGCGCGGCGGGGAGAGCCTCGCCTGGAAGCTCGCCTGA
- a CDS encoding helix-turn-helix transcriptional regulator: MSATPRNTTAPPPALSYLLGHDGFIYATRHFASGMTVRPPAVLLLSADYKPFTLTLKNGHSVTTSAAIVAPRVERRLDAQEAALLSFNVMPSHESFHVFGTLQRAQVLPLDRHAFAPLDASLCALIDGSAGLSVAEAVFDAATQEAMRQLPPTAPPDTMALTCIRELEADPGISLETLAKRCGRSQQMMSRQFSAAVGISLRDYQTWLKQRSVLDLLPTGRSLTEVAHAAGFGDSPQFSRTFLRWYGLSPSNSRNAKFMRVVRRSRYNAGKDADGSTGSGAT, from the coding sequence ATGAGCGCAACGCCAAGGAACACGACCGCGCCGCCCCCCGCGCTGAGCTACCTGCTCGGCCACGATGGCTTCATCTACGCCACCCGCCACTTCGCGAGCGGCATGACGGTGCGCCCACCGGCCGTGCTGCTGCTGAGCGCCGACTACAAGCCCTTCACGCTCACGCTGAAGAACGGCCACAGCGTGACCACCAGCGCCGCCATCGTGGCCCCGCGCGTGGAGCGCCGCCTCGATGCGCAAGAGGCGGCGCTCTTGAGCTTCAACGTGATGCCCTCGCACGAGTCCTTCCACGTCTTCGGCACCTTGCAGCGCGCGCAGGTGCTGCCGCTCGACCGGCATGCCTTCGCGCCGCTCGACGCGAGCCTGTGCGCGCTGATCGACGGGAGCGCCGGCCTCTCGGTGGCCGAGGCGGTGTTCGACGCCGCCACGCAGGAGGCGATGCGCCAGCTGCCGCCCACCGCGCCGCCCGACACGATGGCGCTCACCTGCATCCGCGAACTCGAGGCCGACCCCGGCATCAGCCTGGAAACGCTGGCCAAGCGCTGCGGGCGCTCGCAGCAGATGATGTCGCGGCAGTTCTCGGCCGCGGTCGGCATCTCGCTGCGCGACTACCAGACCTGGCTCAAGCAGCGCAGCGTGCTCGACCTGCTGCCCACCGGCCGCTCGTTGACCGAGGTGGCACACGCGGCCGGCTTCGGCGACTCGCCGCAGTTCTCGCGCACCTTCCTGCGCTGGTACGGGCTCAGCCCGTCGAACAGCCGCAACGCGAAGTTCATGCGCGTCGTGAGGCGCAGCCGCTACAACGCGGGCAAGGACGCCGACGGTTCCACCGGCTCCGGCGCCACGTAA
- a CDS encoding lipase secretion chaperone, which translates to MRAILLLAGAALVGAACWWGASVPVDSAPAEAAGGPAPAGAAAGRMTPGAVGNGPSAQVSLSDASGLTLDAARLFELGFGGGLLLDRDTRASIEALINTMPLEPSAQDMDRLQRALRAGLPYEEAEKAYKLISNYRSYSRDVQREMLPMGIPKNQDEARQLYDRMDAMKRRYFDEPTANALFGADERYARLTMEAGFIHQDATLSAEQKVQAIEALRAKLPPERRELIPPYVAPEPVEPSASLPAL; encoded by the coding sequence ATGCGTGCAATATTGCTTCTCGCCGGAGCCGCCCTGGTGGGCGCGGCCTGCTGGTGGGGCGCCTCCGTTCCGGTGGACTCCGCCCCCGCCGAAGCGGCCGGAGGGCCGGCACCGGCCGGTGCCGCTGCCGGGCGCATGACGCCCGGCGCGGTGGGCAACGGGCCGTCGGCCCAGGTCAGCCTGTCCGACGCGAGTGGTCTGACGCTCGACGCCGCGCGCCTCTTCGAGCTGGGGTTTGGCGGCGGGCTGCTGCTCGACCGCGACACGCGCGCCTCGATCGAGGCCCTCATCAACACCATGCCCCTGGAGCCGTCGGCGCAGGACATGGACCGCCTGCAGCGCGCGCTGCGCGCCGGCCTGCCCTACGAGGAAGCCGAGAAGGCCTACAAGCTCATCTCCAACTACCGCTCCTACAGCCGCGACGTGCAGCGGGAGATGCTGCCGATGGGCATCCCGAAAAACCAGGACGAGGCGCGCCAGCTCTACGACCGCATGGACGCGATGAAGCGCCGCTACTTCGATGAGCCGACCGCCAACGCACTCTTCGGCGCCGACGAGCGCTACGCCCGCCTCACGATGGAGGCCGGCTTCATCCACCAAGACGCCACCCTCAGCGCCGAGCAGAAGGTGCAGGCGATCGAAGCATTGCGCGCCAAGCTGCCGCCCGAGCGGCGCGAGCTGATCCCGCCTTACGTGGCGCCGGAGCCGGTGGAACCGTCGGCGTCCTTGCCCGCGTTGTAG
- a CDS encoding IS91-like element ISPps1 family transposase: protein MSATSKPKLYNPRHPERTLLYQMVAEHYETWLELASAGQFDGQGDHHTPKPFVRKAFAKYLECGIFAHGFARARCGDCGHDYFVAFSCKGRGVCPSCTTRRMVETAAHLSDHVFPRLPVRQWVLSVPKRLRYFMQRDGAVLSMVLRIFLRVIAQTLQTHSPGAAHMDKAGLHIGAIAFIHRFGSSLNEHVHFHVCVVDGVFEEVEGEGDADATPRISSPGVIFHAATGIDAATVAPVQTTLQKRILRAFVARGLLENCDAKDMLGYKHSGFSVDAGVCIEAHDRAALERLLRYCARPPFSMERLRKEGSKLVYRCAKQRSEPTSDKRGAKADELHLTPLELIDRIAALVPPPRTHRHRYFGVLAPNSPLRAAVTALAQPAASQPATVETAQPGAGVPGVAAPGNAATPTPEPEARPKRAAHYLWAVLIARIYEAFPLLCPMCGGQMRIIAFITHSAEIRHILNHIGVESAPPHITPARGPPLWEGCDAPVDDGAQGEPDWDLAAQPDEVDQRVNW from the coding sequence ATGTCAGCCACTTCCAAGCCCAAGCTCTACAACCCACGCCACCCCGAACGCACGCTGCTCTACCAAATGGTAGCCGAGCACTACGAGACCTGGCTAGAGTTGGCCAGCGCGGGTCAGTTCGACGGCCAGGGCGACCACCACACCCCCAAGCCCTTCGTGCGCAAAGCGTTTGCCAAGTATCTTGAGTGCGGCATCTTTGCCCATGGCTTTGCCCGCGCTCGCTGCGGCGACTGTGGGCACGACTACTTTGTAGCCTTCTCCTGCAAAGGCCGGGGAGTCTGCCCCTCGTGCACCACGCGGCGGATGGTGGAGACGGCGGCACACCTGAGCGACCACGTTTTCCCCCGCCTGCCGGTGCGCCAGTGGGTGCTCTCCGTGCCCAAGAGGTTGCGGTACTTCATGCAACGCGACGGAGCGGTGCTGAGCATGGTGCTGCGCATCTTTCTGCGGGTGATCGCACAAACTCTGCAGACCCACAGCCCCGGTGCGGCCCATATGGACAAGGCAGGCCTGCACATCGGTGCCATCGCCTTCATTCACCGATTCGGCTCCAGCCTCAATGAACACGTCCACTTCCACGTTTGTGTGGTGGACGGGGTGTTTGAGGAAGTGGAGGGCGAGGGCGATGCTGATGCGACCCCTCGAATCTCATCGCCGGGTGTCATCTTTCACGCGGCCACCGGCATCGATGCGGCTACCGTGGCCCCAGTGCAGACCACACTGCAAAAACGCATCCTGCGCGCCTTCGTTGCTCGGGGCCTGCTGGAGAACTGTGACGCCAAAGACATGCTGGGCTACAAACACAGCGGCTTCTCGGTGGACGCCGGTGTCTGCATCGAAGCCCACGACCGCGCTGCGCTGGAGCGGCTGCTGCGCTATTGCGCGCGTCCACCGTTTTCCATGGAGCGCCTACGCAAAGAGGGAAGCAAACTGGTGTACCGCTGTGCCAAACAGCGCAGCGAGCCCACCAGTGACAAGCGTGGTGCCAAGGCAGATGAGCTGCACCTCACACCGCTGGAACTGATCGACCGCATCGCCGCGCTGGTGCCACCGCCACGCACCCACCGGCACCGCTACTTTGGTGTGCTGGCACCAAACTCGCCGCTGAGAGCGGCGGTAACGGCGCTGGCTCAGCCTGCTGCGTCGCAACCAGCCACGGTGGAGACTGCACAACCTGGCGCGGGCGTACCTGGGGTGGCGGCGCCGGGCAACGCGGCCACACCCACACCCGAACCTGAAGCACGCCCGAAGCGAGCGGCGCATTACTTGTGGGCGGTGCTGATTGCCCGCATCTACGAGGCATTTCCGCTGCTGTGCCCCATGTGCGGTGGGCAGATGCGCATCATTGCCTTCATCACCCACAGCGCCGAAATCCGCCACATCCTGAACCACATCGGGGTGGAGTCTGCCCCCCCGCACATCACCCCGGCACGCGGGCCACCGCTGTGGGAGGGCTGCGACGCGCCGGTGGATGATGGTGCGCAAGGCGAGCCGGATTGGGATCTGGCAGCTCAACCCGACGAGGTAGACCAGCGCGTCAATTGGTGA
- a CDS encoding NrsF family protein yields the protein MNFLSVGLLARALGAFGYSLACPESRLAFVAVWYTMGVLFTGLLGAALGARLLRW from the coding sequence TTGAATTTCCTATCCGTCGGACTGCTGGCCCGGGCGCTGGGCGCCTTCGGCTACTCGCTGGCTTGCCCGGAGTCGAGGCTTGCGTTCGTCGCCGTCTGGTACACGATGGGCGTGCTGTTCACCGGGCTGCTGGGCGCCGCCCTCGGCGCGCGCCTGCTGCGCTGGTAG
- a CDS encoding alpha/beta fold hydrolase has translation MTTTKVPRRALLAAIPIVAGSLAACAASSPKNAEKKAGTFLLVHGAWGGSWCYQQVAQLLRNQGHRVFTVTLSGLAERSNLISPEINLSTHVQDVVNAVEWEELDDFVLVGHSYGGMVITAAAEQIGGKVRAIVYLDAFIPESGQALADLNGGGARAAMEKQAKATGGYIPPIPAKVFGIEERNQARIDAKCTKQPAETFLERVPVASAYTKIPKKMYLRATRFKHPAFDRIAATLRTNPAWAVQSWDVSHDMMVDVPEKTANYLMEAL, from the coding sequence ATGACAACGACCAAAGTGCCGCGCCGAGCGCTTCTCGCCGCGATCCCCATTGTTGCCGGTTCGCTGGCTGCTTGCGCCGCATCATCACCCAAGAATGCAGAAAAGAAGGCTGGCACTTTCCTTCTGGTTCACGGCGCTTGGGGCGGAAGCTGGTGCTACCAGCAAGTTGCGCAACTTCTGCGAAATCAAGGCCATCGGGTGTTTACCGTCACGTTGAGCGGGCTCGCCGAGAGGTCAAACCTCATTTCGCCAGAGATCAACCTAAGCACCCACGTTCAAGACGTTGTGAATGCTGTCGAGTGGGAGGAGCTGGACGACTTCGTGCTTGTCGGCCACTCGTATGGGGGAATGGTGATTACTGCTGCAGCAGAACAGATTGGTGGGAAAGTCAGGGCGATCGTCTACTTGGATGCCTTCATCCCTGAGAGTGGTCAGGCACTGGCCGACCTGAATGGCGGTGGCGCGCGAGCTGCCATGGAGAAGCAGGCAAAGGCGACCGGTGGATATATCCCACCGATTCCAGCGAAGGTATTTGGTATCGAAGAGAGGAATCAAGCCAGGATTGACGCGAAATGTACGAAGCAGCCTGCGGAAACATTCCTCGAGCGCGTGCCTGTTGCGAGCGCATATACGAAGATTCCCAAGAAGATGTACTTGCGAGCTACCCGATTCAAACATCCTGCGTTCGACAGGATCGCGGCGACATTGCGAACCAACCCGGCATGGGCAGTGCAAAGCTGGGATGTCAGTCACGACATGATGGTCGATGTACCCGAGAAGACTGCCAACTATCTGATGGAAGCCTTGTAG